The following are encoded together in the Robertmurraya sp. FSL R5-0851 genome:
- a CDS encoding FtsW/RodA/SpoVE family cell cycle protein has product MFKKILKSYDYSLILVVVLLSIFGLVMIYSSSMVTAIQRYGYESDHFYDRQKIFLIVGAVLFLFFSAFPYKIMLSNRFLIPIVIFSFTLLIFIFPFGHSAGNAQSWYKIGPLSLQPSEFVKVSAIVYLSAVYAKKQSYINQFNHGVLPPLAFIIIVCFLIALQPDFGTAALIVAISGVIILSSGMNLKNIGKLVMLGAIPSIPLLILFKDKIFSSVRVGRFEAFFNPFAEEIAQKEGYHMVNSFLALGAGGIKGLGLGQSVQKLGYLPEPHTDFIMAVISEELGIFGVAFVLFSLGFIVLKGIYIGLKGKDAFGSLLAIGISGMVGIQSFVNLAGVSGVIPLTGVPLPFISYGGSSILQLSIAMGILVNVSMFVNYEKKFKETNDKKVETIPTNNRFEGFQIKK; this is encoded by the coding sequence ATGTTTAAAAAAATACTAAAATCATATGATTATTCATTAATCCTAGTTGTGGTATTGTTATCGATATTTGGACTTGTTATGATATATAGCTCAAGTATGGTTACAGCTATTCAAAGGTATGGATATGAAAGTGATCATTTTTATGATCGCCAAAAAATATTTTTAATTGTTGGGGCTGTTTTATTTCTTTTCTTTTCTGCATTTCCATACAAAATTATGCTAAGCAATCGTTTTTTAATTCCAATTGTGATATTTTCTTTTACGTTGCTCATATTTATTTTTCCCTTCGGTCATTCCGCGGGAAATGCTCAAAGTTGGTATAAGATAGGCCCACTAAGCCTGCAACCATCTGAATTTGTAAAGGTAAGTGCTATCGTTTACTTATCGGCTGTGTATGCAAAAAAACAATCGTATATTAATCAGTTTAATCATGGTGTACTTCCACCTCTCGCTTTTATTATCATTGTTTGTTTTTTAATTGCACTTCAGCCAGACTTTGGAACAGCTGCACTCATTGTTGCTATTTCAGGTGTGATCATCCTTTCGTCTGGAATGAATTTAAAAAATATAGGCAAATTAGTTATGTTAGGTGCAATTCCTTCTATTCCACTGCTTATATTATTTAAGGATAAAATATTTTCCTCCGTACGTGTCGGAAGGTTTGAAGCATTTTTCAATCCTTTTGCTGAAGAGATAGCCCAAAAGGAAGGCTATCATATGGTTAATTCGTTCCTTGCATTAGGTGCTGGTGGCATTAAAGGTCTTGGATTGGGACAAAGTGTCCAAAAATTAGGGTATTTACCTGAGCCACATACCGATTTTATAATGGCTGTAATATCCGAGGAACTTGGAATATTTGGTGTTGCATTTGTATTATTCAGCTTGGGTTTTATCGTCTTAAAAGGAATCTATATTGGTTTAAAAGGAAAGGATGCTTTTGGTAGTTTACTAGCTATAGGTATCTCAGGGATGGTAGGAATTCAATCATTTGTAAATTTAGCAGGTGTTTCGGGAGTCATTCCGTTAACAGGGGTTCCATTGCCATTTATTAGTTATGGAGGCTCATCTATTCTGCAACTTTCCATTGCAATGGGTATCTTGGTAAATGTTTCTATGTTCGTTAATTATGAGAAAAAGTTTAAAGAAACGAACGATAAAAAAGTAGAAACGATTCCTACTAATAACCGTTTTGAAGGCTTTCAAATAAAAAAATAA